From a region of the Sporosarcina ureilytica genome:
- a CDS encoding carbohydrate ABC transporter permease, whose translation MRNRDISFWLFLAPVLLGLSLVILIPFLYGFVYSFTNWNGLTATEFLGFKNYITLFKDAEFRASIWFTTKFAIVSVVLLNFIGLGLALLVTRKMRSSNLMRTIFFMPNLIGGLILGFIWQFIFINVFGSLGDLLGIEALTGWLSTTATGFWGLVILTSWQMAGYIMIIYIAYLESIPKDLIEAAKIDGANSFQRFRNITFPLVAPAFTVSMFLTLSNSFQIYDQNLSLTNGGPYNSTQMVAMNIVKTAFTENKMAYAQSQAVIFFIIVALVAITQVYYNKKREVDL comes from the coding sequence ATGCGTAATCGCGATATTTCGTTTTGGTTATTCTTAGCTCCGGTTCTTTTAGGATTAAGCCTTGTCATTTTGATTCCGTTTCTTTATGGATTTGTCTACTCATTTACGAATTGGAACGGACTCACGGCGACTGAATTTTTGGGATTTAAAAATTACATAACATTATTTAAAGATGCAGAGTTTAGGGCATCCATTTGGTTTACAACGAAGTTTGCGATTGTTTCTGTTGTTTTATTGAATTTTATTGGGTTAGGCCTCGCTTTACTCGTCACACGAAAAATGCGATCGAGTAATTTGATGAGAACAATCTTCTTCATGCCGAACTTAATAGGTGGGCTTATTTTAGGTTTTATTTGGCAGTTTATCTTTATTAATGTGTTTGGAAGTTTAGGAGATTTATTAGGAATCGAAGCATTGACTGGTTGGTTATCCACAACTGCAACTGGTTTTTGGGGGCTTGTCATTTTAACGTCTTGGCAAATGGCAGGTTATATTATGATTATTTATATCGCCTATTTAGAAAGTATCCCGAAGGATCTTATTGAAGCGGCGAAAATTGATGGCGCAAACAGCTTTCAACGTTTTCGAAATATCACTTTTCCATTAGTGGCGCCAGCTTTTACAGTGAGTATGTTTTTAACTTTGTCTAATTCATTCCAAATTTACGATCAGAACTTATCGTTGACGAACGGCGGTCCTTATAATTCAACACAAATGGTTGCCATGAACATCGTTAAAACGGCTTTTACTGAAAATAAAATGGCCTATGCTCAATCACAAGCTGTCATTTTCTTTATTATTGTTGCATTGGTAGCGATTACACAAGTTTACTATAATAAGAAACGGGAGGTTGACTTATAA
- a CDS encoding carbohydrate ABC transporter permease — protein sequence MKTRKRKHYLLEVFGLLLALLWLSPFYLMIVNAFKTKRDIFSDVLGLPSEFVTENFVKAYIDLDFTKSLFNSLFITVLSVGVIILFSSMAGYALARNKSKLSGALLLIFVAAMLIPFQSVMIPLVSLFGKADMLNKTGLIFMYLGFGCSLSIFLYHGAMTGISKSLDEAAIIDGANKLQVFWHVVFPLLKPISVTVGILNVIWIWNDYLLPSLILSDSSATIPLKMFLFFGQYTKQWHLALAGLTIAIIPVIVGYFFAQKQIIEGVSEGAVK from the coding sequence ATGAAGACACGTAAACGAAAACATTACTTACTTGAAGTTTTCGGTTTGTTGTTAGCTTTGTTATGGCTCTCTCCGTTCTATTTAATGATTGTCAATGCATTTAAAACGAAACGGGATATTTTCTCAGATGTACTTGGACTCCCGAGCGAATTTGTTACTGAGAACTTTGTGAAAGCGTATATTGACTTAGATTTTACAAAATCACTCTTCAACTCCTTGTTTATTACTGTTTTGAGTGTTGGGGTTATTATTCTTTTCTCATCAATGGCAGGATATGCGCTTGCTCGGAATAAAAGTAAACTTAGCGGTGCACTGTTATTAATTTTCGTAGCGGCAATGTTAATTCCGTTTCAGTCTGTGATGATTCCACTTGTATCGTTATTTGGTAAAGCAGATATGTTAAATAAAACAGGTTTGATCTTTATGTATTTAGGCTTTGGTTGTAGTTTATCAATCTTCTTATATCACGGGGCAATGACAGGAATCTCAAAGTCATTGGATGAAGCAGCGATTATTGATGGAGCGAATAAGTTGCAAGTGTTTTGGCATGTCGTATTTCCATTGTTAAAACCAATTTCGGTGACAGTTGGTATATTAAATGTCATTTGGATTTGGAATGACTATTTACTTCCATCCTTAATTCTGTCAGATTCCAGTGCCACGATTCCGTTAAAAATGTTCTTGTTCTTCGGCCAGTACACGAAACAATGGCATTTAGCGTTAGCTGGATTAACAATCGCAATTATTCCTGTGATTGTCGGTTATTTCTTTGCCCAAAAACAAATAATTGAAGGTGTTTCTGAAGGTGCTGTCAAATAG
- a CDS encoding ThuA domain-containing protein, producing MNIVVWNENRHEKENPEVSAIYPEGIHGAIANFLGEEFEHVKTATLDEPEHGLTEEVLKETDVLIWWGHMAHDEVEDEIVEKVKQRVLEGMGLIVLHSGHFSKIFKTLMGTTCDLKWREADEKERLWVVDPTHPITEGIGEFIELDKEEMYGEHFDIPTPDELVFVSWFEGGEVFRSGVTFKRGRGKIFYFRPGHETYPTYYHEDIQKVIRNAVKWAATTNTPVPVYGNAQPLEEIK from the coding sequence ATGAACATAGTCGTTTGGAATGAAAATCGCCATGAGAAAGAGAACCCTGAAGTTTCTGCGATTTATCCAGAAGGTATTCATGGTGCGATTGCAAATTTTCTTGGTGAAGAATTTGAACATGTGAAGACTGCTACATTGGATGAGCCTGAACATGGCTTAACAGAAGAAGTACTTAAAGAAACAGATGTCCTCATTTGGTGGGGGCATATGGCACATGACGAAGTGGAAGATGAAATTGTTGAGAAGGTAAAACAAAGAGTCCTTGAAGGGATGGGGCTTATCGTTTTACACTCCGGGCATTTTTCAAAAATCTTTAAGACCTTGATGGGCACAACTTGTGATTTAAAGTGGCGGGAAGCCGATGAAAAAGAACGTCTATGGGTAGTGGATCCAACCCATCCGATTACAGAAGGCATTGGTGAATTTATTGAGCTGGATAAAGAGGAAATGTATGGAGAACATTTTGATATACCAACGCCGGATGAGTTAGTGTTTGTGAGCTGGTTTGAAGGCGGGGAAGTGTTCCGAAGTGGCGTAACTTTTAAACGGGGTAGAGGGAAAATCTTTTATTTCCGTCCAGGTCACGAAACATATCCAACTTACTATCATGAAGATATTCAAAAAGTAATTCGTAATGCCGTGAAGTGGGCAGCAACTACAAATACGCCTGTTCCTGTCTATGGAAATGCTCAACCTTTAGAAGAGATCAAATAA
- a CDS encoding LacI family DNA-binding transcriptional regulator, with protein MSVTIRDVAKAANVAPSTVSRVISDSPHISDKTKRKVQKVMAELGYHLNYNARNLAQQSTKTIGIVVKHSTQASMYNTFFPEVIAGISALCSKYDFSISLTTGESEEEIYNDTVKMVRGKRVDGMIVLYSKEDDKVVPYLVDADIPFVVIGKPVHSQGQITYVDNDNVQAAKEATTYLVDLGHKNIAFIGEDTQFEVDEARLNGYLSALNEKNTPIKDEYIKSLKFDAAEGRKIAGELLDVAEPPTALVVASDLNALVMLTALSEKNIKVPQDMSIICFNNSVLTQVSNPPLTTMDTHIFQLGYESANCLIEIIDEPSTFNKSIIVPALLIERQSCLQM; from the coding sequence ATGTCTGTAACGATTCGGGATGTCGCAAAAGCCGCAAATGTAGCACCTTCTACTGTATCGCGTGTGATTTCTGACAGTCCGCATATTAGCGATAAAACGAAAAGAAAAGTACAAAAGGTAATGGCAGAATTAGGTTACCATTTAAATTATAATGCTCGAAATCTAGCACAACAATCTACTAAAACGATTGGTATCGTTGTGAAGCATTCTACTCAAGCATCAATGTATAATACGTTTTTTCCTGAAGTCATTGCGGGAATTAGTGCATTATGCAGTAAGTATGACTTCAGTATTAGTTTAACGACGGGAGAATCTGAGGAAGAGATTTATAACGACACAGTGAAAATGGTGCGTGGAAAAAGAGTAGATGGCATGATTGTTCTTTATTCAAAGGAAGATGACAAAGTTGTTCCCTACTTAGTTGACGCAGACATTCCTTTTGTCGTGATTGGAAAGCCGGTTCATTCGCAAGGTCAAATTACGTATGTCGATAATGACAACGTACAGGCAGCTAAAGAGGCGACGACTTATTTAGTCGATTTGGGGCATAAGAACATTGCGTTTATTGGTGAGGACACACAGTTTGAAGTAGATGAAGCGAGGTTAAATGGCTACTTATCGGCCTTAAATGAAAAAAACACCCCAATCAAAGATGAATATATTAAAAGTCTTAAATTCGATGCAGCGGAAGGAAGAAAAATTGCCGGAGAGTTGCTCGATGTAGCTGAACCGCCGACTGCACTGGTTGTTGCTAGTGACTTAAATGCACTTGTTATGTTAACGGCATTAAGTGAGAAAAATATTAAAGTTCCTCAAGATATGAGTATCATTTGCTTTAATAATTCAGTGCTTACACAAGTGTCTAATCCACCGTTAACTACGATGGACACACATATTTTTCAATTAGGTTATGAGTCGGCAAATTGTTTAATTGAAATCATTGACGAACCGTCTACATTTAATAAAAGTATCATTGTTCCAGCATTACTGATTGAAAGACAATCTTGTTTACAAATGTAA